The Pseudomonadota bacterium nucleotide sequence TTCCCCGTGACCGACCACTACCGCAACGTGCACTTCTTCGTGCGCGAGCCCGGGCCAGACGGCCGCAAGATGCTGCACGCCACGCCACTGTTCATCGTGCTGCTGGTCATCGAGAGCGCCGACCTGCTGTTCGCCGTAGACTCCATTCCCGCGGTGCTGGCGATCTCGCGCGACCCCTTTGTCGTTCTCACATCGAACATCTTCGCGATTCTCGGGCTCCGGTCGCTCTACTTCGTGCTCGCCAGCTTCATCGATCGGTTCCACTACCTGAAGATGGCGGTGTGCATCATCCTGGTCTTCGTGGGCGCCAAGATGGTCGGCGCGCATCACCTCCACGTGCCGACCTCGGTCACCCTCACCGTGATCGCATCCGTGCTCATCATGGCCACGTTGCTCTCGGCCGTTCGCGAGCGACGCCATCCCACCCCGCCCTCCACCGACGCCGACGCGCAGGCAGACGCGCAGGCCGACGCGCAAGCCGATGCGCAAGCCCTCCCCACCGCCGTCGACGAAACACCGCAGGCCACCCCCTGATTCGTGATCCGGCCCCTCCGCGCGGGGTACCCCGCTCCCCGCAGCGGCGCGGCTCGGCAGGAATCCGCGCGTCGCTGCGCGGAATGGGCGTGGCGATGAACCAGACGACAGACTTCCAGTCAAGCCTCGCGGCACTGGCAGACAACGCACGTGCCCGCGCCGCCGAAACCACAACCATCAAAGACCTCGAAGCCGTGGAGGTGCACTTCCTCGGTCGCAAGGGCGAGCTCACCGCGGTTCTGCGCGGTCTGGCCACCGTGCCCGCCGACCAGCGCCCCGCCATGGGCAAGCTGGCCAACGAGATCAAGACCGAGCTCGAAGCGATCTTTCGCACACGCGAGGGCGCCCTCAAGCAGACTGCCCTCGAGCATCGCCTGCGCACCGAGCGCATCGACGTGACGCTCCCCGGCACGCCCCTCGAGACCGGTCGCATCCACCCCATCACCCAGGTGCTGCGCCGCCTCAAAGAGGTGTTCATCGGCCTCGGGTTCGACGTGGTCGACGGTCCGGAGGTCGAGCTCGAGCGTTACAACTTCGAGGGCCTGAACATCCCGGAAGATCACCCGTCACGTGACATGTGGGACTCGTTCTACCTCGGCGAGTCGCCCCTCGGCAACCTGCTGCTGCGCAGCCACACCTCCCCCGTTCAGGTGCGCGTGATGGAACGCCAGCAGCCGCCGGTGCGCGTCATCGTTCCTGGAAAGTGCTACCGCCGAGACGCGGTCGACGCCACCCACAGCTGGGAGTTTCACCAGATCGAGGGGCTGCTGGTCGACGAGGGCATCTCGTTCGCCGACCTGAAGGGGGTGCTCGACACCTTCGCCCGCGAGCTCTTCGGCAAGCGTCGCAAGACGCGCTTCATCCCATCGTACTTCCCCTTCACCGAGCCCAGTGCAGAGATGGCCATCGACTGCTTCGTCTGCGAGGGCACGGGCTGCCGCATGTGCAAGCAGTCCGGCTGGATCGAGATATTGGGCAGCGGCGTGGTGCACCCCAATGTGCTCGAGCGGGTGGGCTACGACACCGAGCGCTACACGGGCTTCGCGTTCGGAATGGGCGTCGAGCGCATCGCCATGCTCGCCCACGGCATCGACGACATCCGCCTGCTCTACGAGAACGATCTGCGCTTCCTGCGCCAGTTCTGAGTCCCGCCCCGTCTCTCCCGCGCTTCAGGATCGGCCGCACAGGCCACCCGCCGCGCGTCATCGATCTCCCGGAGGTCTCCCCCGATGAAGGTTCCGTTCAAGTGGCTCAACGACTACGTCGATCTGAGCGACATCACGCCCCAGGCGCTGGCCGATCGGCTCAACGCCGTGGGGGTTCTCGTCGAGAACGTCGAGAACCGCAATCCCGGCCTCTCGAACGTGGCGGTGGGATACATCGCATCCATCGAGCCACACCCGAACGCCGATCGCCTGCGCATCTGCCAGGTCGACGTGGGGCGCGCCGAGCCGCTGCAGATCGTCACCGCGGCCACCAACGTGCAGGCGGGCATGTGCGTGCCCGTGGCGCTCGAGGGGGCGCATCTGTCGGGCGGGCTGGTCATCAAGCGCTCGAAGCTTCGGGGCGTCGAGAGCAACGGCATGATGTGCTCGGCCGAGGAGCTGGCAATCCCCAGCAAGGACCTGCCGGTCGAGCAGCGCGAAGGGGTGCTCGAGTTCCCGCCGGACACGCCGCGCGGCGCCGATGTGCTCGACCTGCTGGGCATCGACGAGCACGTGCTGCTGCTCGAGCCCTTTGCGAACCGTCCGGACTCGCTGAGCCTCGTGGGCATCGCGCGCGAGGTGTCGGCGGCGCTGGGCCGTCCGCTCAAAACCCCCGCCCACGATGCGGCGGAGGCCGACGCCGAGAACCCCGTTGACGTGACCGTCGCCGATGCAGCGCTCTGTCCCCGCTACACGGCGCGCGTGGTGGTCGACGTGAAGGTGGGGCCATCGCCGCTGTGGCTCATCGGGCGGCTGCAGGCCGCAGGCATGCGCTCGGTGAACAACGTGGTTGATATCACCAATTTCGTGATGCTCGAGACCGGCCAGCCCTTGCACGCCTTCGACCTCGATCGCGTCGAAGGCGCGCGCATCGAGGTGCGACCCGCGCGAGACGGCGAGACAATGGTCTCCATCGACGGAGTCGAGCGCGCCCTCGACCCACGCATGCTGGTCATCGCCGATGCGTCTCGCCCTGTCGCCATCGCCGGCGTCATGGGCGGTCTCGACTCCGAGGTCTCGAGCAGCACGAAACGCGTGCTGCTCGAGTCGGCCGCGTTCCATCCGGCCTCGGTGCGCCGCACCTCGACACGCCTGGCCCTGCGCAGCGAATCGTCTCGCCGGTTCGAGAAGGGGCTCGACTGGTATGGGGTCGACCACGCCAGCCAGCGCGCCGCCCACCTGCTGGTCACCCTCTGCGGTGGACGTCTCGCACGCGGCGTGGCCGAAGCCGGAGGAGAGGCGCCGGCCCCCGTCAAGGCGAGCGTGCGCCCCCGTCGGGTGAACCACCTGCTGGGAACCCACATCCCCGAGGTGCGCATCGCCGAGATCCTGCGCGCTCTGCACTATCACATCGATCATGAGACGGCCGAGCGCATCGACGTCACCGTGCCATCATACCGACCCGACGTGCGTCGCGAGGAAGACCTCATCGAAGACATCGCGCGCCACTACGGCTACGACAACATCCCGCCCCGCCTCCCCTACGGCGCCACACACCCCGGGCGCACCAACGATATGGATCGCGAGTGCGAGAACATCCGCGACATCCTGGCCGACCTGGGTCTGTGCGAGGCCATCACCCTGTCGCTGCTCCACCCGTCGAGCTACGAGCGTCTCCGGCTGTCAGGCGCCCACGGGGGAGACGATGCCGTGAAGGTGGTCAATCCCCTGGTTGCCGACCAATCGCAGCTGCGCACCACCCTGCTGCCCCACCTGATCACGTCGGTCATGCACAACCTCAATGCGCGGGCCGAGCGCGTCGCCCTGTTCGAGATCTCGAACATCTATCGCAAGGTCGCTTCGCAGCCGCTGCCCGTGGAATCGCGTCGCCTCGCCCTGGTTCTGGCCGGGACACGAAACGGCAGCCCCCTGGGCTTCTTCGACCTCAAGGGCGTGGTGGAGGCGCTGCTCGCCCGTCTCGGCCTTCGTCTCAGTGTCGAGGCCGCAGGTGCAGAGGCGCCTGCGATGCTTCACCCGGGCAAGACCGGCATCGTGCGTGACGGCACAGGGGCGTCGATCGGCACCATCGGCGCGCTGCACCCGGGCGTGCTCGAAACCCTCGACACCCAGACCGAGATCGTGGTCTGCGAGCTCGACCTCGACCGGATCATCGCTCTTCGGGCGGAGCGCGGCCCCGTGCAGTATCGCCCCGTCTCCCGGTTTCCGGAGGTCTCGCGCGACCTCGCCCTCGTTGTGGCCGCCGACGTAGCCAGCGGACGGGTGGAAGACGAGATCCGCACGGCTGCGGGCAGCACGCTCACCCGCGTGCGCTGCTTCGACGTCTATCAGGG carries:
- a CDS encoding phenylalanine--tRNA ligase subunit alpha, producing MNQTTDFQSSLAALADNARARAAETTTIKDLEAVEVHFLGRKGELTAVLRGLATVPADQRPAMGKLANEIKTELEAIFRTREGALKQTALEHRLRTERIDVTLPGTPLETGRIHPITQVLRRLKEVFIGLGFDVVDGPEVELERYNFEGLNIPEDHPSRDMWDSFYLGESPLGNLLLRSHTSPVQVRVMERQQPPVRVIVPGKCYRRDAVDATHSWEFHQIEGLLVDEGISFADLKGVLDTFARELFGKRRKTRFIPSYFPFTEPSAEMAIDCFVCEGTGCRMCKQSGWIEILGSGVVHPNVLERVGYDTERYTGFAFGMGVERIAMLAHGIDDIRLLYENDLRFLRQF
- a CDS encoding phenylalanine--tRNA ligase subunit beta, with the protein product MKVPFKWLNDYVDLSDITPQALADRLNAVGVLVENVENRNPGLSNVAVGYIASIEPHPNADRLRICQVDVGRAEPLQIVTAATNVQAGMCVPVALEGAHLSGGLVIKRSKLRGVESNGMMCSAEELAIPSKDLPVEQREGVLEFPPDTPRGADVLDLLGIDEHVLLLEPFANRPDSLSLVGIAREVSAALGRPLKTPAHDAAEADAENPVDVTVADAALCPRYTARVVVDVKVGPSPLWLIGRLQAAGMRSVNNVVDITNFVMLETGQPLHAFDLDRVEGARIEVRPARDGETMVSIDGVERALDPRMLVIADASRPVAIAGVMGGLDSEVSSSTKRVLLESAAFHPASVRRTSTRLALRSESSRRFEKGLDWYGVDHASQRAAHLLVTLCGGRLARGVAEAGGEAPAPVKASVRPRRVNHLLGTHIPEVRIAEILRALHYHIDHETAERIDVTVPSYRPDVRREEDLIEDIARHYGYDNIPPRLPYGATHPGRTNDMDRECENIRDILADLGLCEAITLSLLHPSSYERLRLSGAHGGDDAVKVVNPLVADQSQLRTTLLPHLITSVMHNLNARAERVALFEISNIYRKVASQPLPVESRRLALVLAGTRNGSPLGFFDLKGVVEALLARLGLRLSVEAAGAEAPAMLHPGKTGIVRDGTGASIGTIGALHPGVLETLDTQTEIVVCELDLDRIIALRAERGPVQYRPVSRFPEVSRDLALVVAADVASGRVEDEIRTAAGSTLTRVRCFDVYQGKQIADGEKSLAYALTFQHDDRTLTEQEIEHAMKAVIDRVSSALGARVRA
- a CDS encoding TerC family protein; translation: MTGLQGWLVFFVVITLLLGLDLGLFNRRPHKLDLRQATAWSLFWIALGLAFGAAVYLKRGETEGLDYFAAYLVEKSLSVDNLFVMAVIFNYFKVNPQHQHRVLFWGIVGALALRAAVIFAGIGILTYFTWTEYLFGAFLIYTGIKMLGSDDDDDDFSPETNIFVRIARRIFPVTDHYRNVHFFVREPGPDGRKMLHATPLFIVLLVIESADLLFAVDSIPAVLAISRDPFVVLTSNIFAILGLRSLYFVLASFIDRFHYLKMAVCIILVFVGAKMVGAHHLHVPTSVTLTVIASVLIMATLLSAVRERRHPTPPSTDADAQADAQADAQADAQALPTAVDETPQATP